From a region of the Anaerolineae bacterium genome:
- the groES gene encoding co-chaperone GroES: MAVNLKPLADRIVVKPLEQEEKTPGGIILPETAKEKPQEGEVLAVGPGRMGEDNKRIPMEVKVGDIVLFAKYAGTEVKIKDEKYLILKESDVLAIVEK; this comes from the coding sequence ATGGCAGTCAATCTCAAACCCCTGGCGGACCGCATCGTGGTGAAGCCGCTGGAGCAGGAAGAGAAGACCCCGGGCGGCATTATCCTGCCGGAGACGGCCAAGGAGAAGCCGCAGGAGGGCGAGGTGCTGGCAGTGGGCCCCGGCCGCATGGGCGAGGACAACAAGCGCATCCCCATGGAAGTCAAGGTCGGCGATATCGTGCTGTTCGCTAAGTACGCCGGCACCGAGGTCAAGATCAAGGACGAGAAGTACCTGATCCTCAAGGAAAGCGACGTGCTGGCGATCGTGGAGAAGTAA
- a CDS encoding M42 family metallopeptidase, with the protein MHAVGRPSHIFPFPRAGLHTLCKGGRTLDQTELLLKRLTEVPGVPGYEHEVRRLIREALPPAAAVEQDKIGSLVARLEGSAPAPRLMLAAHMDEVGFMVRHITDEGFIKFVPLGGWWDQVLLAQRVIIKTHKGDVPGVIGAKPPHILPKEERDKLVEKRDMYIDIGATSRQEVEEAGVRLGDPVVPVSDFTMLSVPKAYLGKAWDDRIGCALMVQALERLAGEPHPNTVYAAATVMEEVGLRGARTSVALVEPDAAIILESDIAGDVPGIKPEESSIKLGKGPSLMLYDAMMIPNLKFRDLVIDTARELNIPLQLSTMEGGATDGGYIHVYRTGVPTVVIGVPARHIHSHVGIIHRDDYDHALELVVALAKRLDADTVAGFLP; encoded by the coding sequence ATGCATGCGGTTGGTCGTCCGAGCCATATCTTCCCCTTCCCCCGAGCAGGGCTACATACGTTGTGCAAAGGAGGCAGGACATTGGATCAGACCGAACTGCTGCTCAAACGGCTGACGGAAGTGCCTGGTGTGCCGGGCTACGAGCATGAGGTGCGCCGGCTGATTCGCGAGGCGCTGCCGCCGGCGGCCGCTGTGGAACAGGACAAAATCGGCAGTCTGGTGGCGCGGCTGGAGGGAAGCGCGCCGGCGCCCCGGTTGATGCTGGCCGCCCACATGGACGAAGTCGGTTTCATGGTGCGCCACATTACCGACGAGGGCTTCATCAAGTTTGTGCCCTTGGGCGGCTGGTGGGATCAGGTGCTCCTCGCCCAGCGCGTCATCATCAAGACCCATAAGGGCGACGTCCCGGGCGTCATCGGGGCCAAACCGCCCCATATCCTGCCGAAAGAAGAGCGCGATAAGCTGGTGGAGAAGCGCGATATGTACATTGACATCGGGGCTACCTCGCGCCAGGAGGTCGAGGAGGCCGGCGTGCGCCTGGGGGACCCGGTGGTGCCGGTCAGTGACTTCACCATGCTGTCGGTCCCCAAGGCCTATCTGGGCAAGGCCTGGGATGATCGGATCGGGTGTGCGCTGATGGTGCAGGCGCTGGAGCGGCTGGCCGGCGAGCCGCACCCCAACACGGTGTACGCCGCGGCAACGGTCATGGAGGAGGTGGGACTGCGCGGCGCCAGGACCTCCGTCGCCCTGGTGGAGCCAGACGCGGCCATCATCCTGGAGTCGGACATCGCCGGCGATGTGCCGGGCATCAAACCCGAGGAATCTTCCATCAAACTGGGCAAGGGCCCCAGCCTCATGCTCTACGACGCCATGATGATCCCCAACCTGAAGTTCCGCGACCTGGTCATTGACACCGCCAGGGAGCTGAACATCCCCCTCCAGCTTTCCACCATGGAGGGCGGCGCCACCGACGGCGGGTACATCCATGTATATCGAACGGGCGTGCCGACGGTGGTCATCGGTGTGCCGGCGCGCCACATTCACAGCCACGTGGGCATCATCCATCGGGATGATTACGACCATGCCCTGGAGCTGGTGGTGGCGCTGGCCAAACGGCTGGATGCGGACACGGTGGCAGGCTTCCTGCCATAA
- the groL gene encoding chaperonin GroEL (60 kDa chaperone family; promotes refolding of misfolded polypeptides especially under stressful conditions; forms two stacked rings of heptamers to form a barrel-shaped 14mer; ends can be capped by GroES; misfolded proteins enter the barrel where they are refolded when GroES binds): MAKQLVFADEARRNLKIGIDTLANAVKTTLGPKGRNVALDKKWGSPTITHDGVTVAKEIELEDPYQNMGAQLLKEAATKTNDVAGDGTTTATVLAQAIVNEGLKNLAAGANPMLLKRGIEAATEAVVKAIKEMSIPVTTKQEIANVAAISSADKEIGDLIAEVMDKVGKDGVITVEESKGLEFETEYVEGMQFDRGYISPYFVTNPEAMVAELEDPFILITDRKVSAATDIVPILEKLVQIGKRDLVVIAEDVDGEALATLVLNKLRGLLNVVAVKAPGFGDRRKAMLQDIAILTGGTVITEEMGRKLETAQISDLGRADKVRVTKEETTIVGGKGDEKMIKARIEQIKAEIEQSTSDYDREKLQERLAKLAGGVAVIRVGAATETELKEKKHRVEDALSATRAAVEEGIVPGGGVALLNAVPALDNVKMQYPDEQTGVLIVRRALEEPMRMIAENAGMDGAVVVEEVRRLQREKNNPRIGYDVIANEYTDMVERGIIDPAKVTRSAVENAASIAAMILTTEALITDIPEKEKAGTPTPPEY; the protein is encoded by the coding sequence ATGGCTAAGCAGTTGGTATTCGCCGACGAAGCTCGCCGAAACCTGAAGATCGGAATTGACACCCTGGCCAACGCGGTAAAGACCACCCTGGGTCCCAAGGGCCGCAACGTCGCGCTGGACAAGAAATGGGGTTCCCCGACCATCACCCATGACGGCGTGACGGTGGCCAAAGAGATTGAACTGGAGGATCCGTATCAGAACATGGGTGCCCAGCTCCTGAAGGAAGCGGCCACCAAGACCAACGATGTGGCCGGCGACGGCACCACCACCGCCACGGTCCTGGCGCAGGCCATCGTGAACGAGGGCCTGAAAAACCTGGCCGCCGGCGCCAACCCCATGCTCCTCAAGCGCGGCATTGAGGCGGCCACCGAGGCCGTGGTCAAGGCCATCAAGGAAATGAGCATCCCCGTCACTACCAAGCAGGAAATCGCCAACGTGGCGGCCATCTCCTCCGCCGATAAAGAGATCGGCGACCTCATCGCCGAAGTGATGGACAAGGTCGGCAAGGACGGCGTCATCACCGTCGAGGAGTCCAAGGGTCTCGAGTTCGAGACCGAGTACGTCGAAGGCATGCAGTTCGACCGCGGCTACATCTCGCCCTATTTCGTCACCAATCCTGAGGCGATGGTCGCCGAGCTGGAAGACCCCTTCATTCTGATCACCGACAGGAAGGTCTCGGCCGCCACCGATATCGTGCCCATCCTGGAGAAGCTGGTGCAGATCGGCAAGCGCGACCTGGTCGTCATCGCCGAAGATGTGGACGGCGAAGCGCTGGCCACGCTGGTGCTGAACAAACTGCGGGGCCTGCTGAACGTGGTGGCGGTCAAGGCGCCTGGCTTCGGTGATCGCCGCAAGGCCATGCTCCAGGATATCGCCATCCTGACCGGCGGCACGGTCATCACCGAGGAAATGGGCCGCAAGCTGGAGACCGCCCAGATCAGCGACCTGGGTCGCGCCGATAAGGTGCGCGTCACCAAGGAAGAGACCACCATCGTCGGCGGCAAGGGCGACGAGAAGATGATCAAGGCGCGCATCGAGCAGATCAAGGCGGAGATCGAGCAGTCCACCTCCGACTATGATCGCGAGAAACTGCAGGAGCGCCTGGCGAAGCTCGCCGGCGGTGTGGCGGTCATCCGCGTGGGCGCCGCGACCGAGACCGAGCTGAAAGAGAAGAAGCATCGCGTCGAGGACGCGCTGTCGGCGACCCGCGCCGCGGTGGAAGAGGGCATCGTCCCGGGCGGCGGTGTGGCCCTGCTGAACGCCGTCCCGGCGCTGGACAACGTCAAGATGCAGTATCCGGATGAGCAGACCGGCGTGCTGATCGTGCGCCGCGCCCTTGAAGAGCCTATGCGCATGATCGCGGAGAACGCCGGCATGGACGGCGCCGTGGTCGTGGAAGAGGTGCGCCGGCTCCAGCGGGAGAAGAACAACCCGCGCATCGGCTATGACGTCATCGCCAACGAGTACACCGACATGGTGGAGCGCGGCATCATCGACCCGGCCAAGGTGACGCGTTCGGCCGTCGAGAACGCCGCCAGCATCGCCGCCATGATCCTGACCACCGAGGCGCTCATCACCGACATCCCTGAGAAGGAGAAGGCCGGCACGCCGACGCCGCCGGAGTATTAA
- a CDS encoding TIGR00341 family protein: MTRETGEEERERADVQFGRELPPLRLAWMAGALAFSTATLGVGPYVAEIVGECAWLTFLLAGGIGGLWGITVAEMLSRPAWRTVGFYGLAQREDDSDLLTFFAGWFLLLGFVGLTGLLARVAGAYLLQALIALDENFSPPALLLTALWLVLAVLGNIAGTLRNRQLMSRLVGGLIALMVLTFLFGVPHTDVKRLAIQRAPSLLSWLSSLAMLAPIAAGIELALQARAEVRREMTVVRTTLALLLPGTMLLAGLLLAGYFTQVNVSPSAMGLTWIGRWFVERWGNAAGALENGYLAALLGVSLSTLMLTGLRCLYPMVRDGFLPSFPTSSPKVRRAGWLVTFGALSLAGGVLISDQVLLSLSAGGFLLVIGLVSLRSATTPAAALTHPLPFRPLVPLLSAIVSALLAANLTHAGLLGLFVWGGLGIILFLLYGRKAHIKAQKGQQLFVPRKELHQPEKPKEGFRVLVPVIGGSVRRMQIQIALALARRRGGEVLPLNVVVLSEQMGWQEGRRLAQEQSQLLAWSVPNGDAVGVSIYPITRLARDAAWGILETAREEKCDLIILGWKGTKGRDDARLSRVIDTVVQHAPCDVAVVKGAEMKRIGHILVPTAGGPHAPLAAALALELAETHDGRVTLLNITPPNPTEEDLAQARERLASTIEGLPESERIQFKIIPPEGNIAETILAESRRGYDLLLIGSTEVGVLDQIIFGNVPEQVAQEATIPVVLVRRYLGAARYWTFQIWHLLDRIFPDLSMEEQIALYRHLREDARPGVNYFTLIVLSSVIATLGLLQNSAAVIIGAMLVAPFMTPIMAISMALVRGDVRLLTLSLESVLKGMVASLALAILLTWIVPQPAVGSEILARTHPSLLDLVVALASGAAGAYALGRKEVAAALPGVAIAAALMPPLCAAGIGLALGNGTIAGGALLLFLANLIAIAVAGAVIFLLLGIRPPRARDTRLRRAFLISFLLLVAVSIPLVVILQNSVRQTRLEGEIRGTVQEHIAGWEGETKLGEMKLDIRARQPSVEVWLYASQVPSQEEFRALAGAVRTLLSTEADVRITVIPITLFHAGAPASAR, encoded by the coding sequence ATGACTCGCGAAACGGGAGAGGAAGAACGCGAGCGGGCCGACGTTCAGTTTGGGCGTGAGCTTCCTCCGCTCCGACTGGCATGGATGGCGGGCGCGCTCGCGTTTTCGACCGCTACACTGGGGGTAGGCCCCTATGTCGCAGAAATAGTAGGCGAATGCGCCTGGCTCACCTTTCTCCTCGCCGGCGGTATCGGGGGGTTGTGGGGGATCACCGTGGCCGAAATGCTCTCCCGGCCGGCGTGGCGTACCGTGGGATTTTATGGCCTAGCACAACGGGAAGACGACAGCGATCTCCTCACTTTTTTCGCCGGCTGGTTTCTCCTCCTCGGTTTTGTGGGACTAACAGGTCTGCTGGCTCGCGTGGCAGGGGCATATTTGCTTCAGGCACTGATTGCCCTCGATGAGAACTTTTCTCCGCCGGCGTTGCTCCTCACGGCCCTCTGGCTGGTGCTGGCAGTGCTGGGAAATATCGCCGGCACGCTCCGTAATCGGCAGTTGATGTCCCGCCTTGTCGGTGGGCTGATTGCCCTGATGGTGCTGACGTTTCTCTTTGGTGTACCTCACACTGACGTGAAACGTCTTGCTATCCAGAGAGCCCCTTCTCTTCTATCTTGGCTCTCTTCCCTGGCGATGCTGGCACCTATCGCCGCCGGCATCGAGCTGGCTCTCCAGGCGCGCGCCGAGGTCCGGCGGGAGATGACAGTCGTTCGCACGACCTTGGCCCTTCTCCTCCCCGGCACGATGCTCCTGGCCGGCCTCCTATTGGCTGGGTATTTTACCCAGGTGAATGTATCTCCCTCGGCGATGGGGCTAACCTGGATCGGGCGCTGGTTCGTGGAACGCTGGGGGAATGCCGCCGGCGCGCTCGAAAATGGGTATCTCGCTGCCTTGCTGGGTGTCTCTCTTTCCACGCTGATGCTCACCGGTCTGAGGTGCCTCTATCCGATGGTGCGCGACGGTTTTCTGCCGTCCTTCCCCACCTCCTCGCCCAAGGTGCGGCGCGCCGGCTGGTTGGTGACGTTTGGAGCACTTTCCCTGGCCGGCGGCGTTTTGATCTCGGATCAGGTGCTCCTTTCCCTCAGCGCTGGCGGGTTCCTGCTGGTGATCGGGCTAGTAAGCTTGCGCAGCGCCACCACGCCGGCCGCGGCGCTGACGCATCCCCTTCCGTTCCGCCCCCTGGTGCCGCTGCTCTCGGCCATCGTCTCTGCCCTCCTGGCTGCCAATCTGACGCATGCGGGGTTGTTGGGGCTCTTTGTCTGGGGCGGGCTTGGGATCATCTTGTTTCTTCTCTACGGCCGAAAGGCGCACATCAAGGCCCAAAAGGGTCAACAGCTTTTCGTCCCACGCAAGGAACTACACCAGCCCGAAAAACCGAAAGAGGGGTTTCGAGTCCTCGTGCCGGTCATCGGTGGAAGTGTGCGCCGAATGCAGATCCAGATCGCCCTTGCCCTGGCACGACGGCGGGGAGGGGAAGTGCTTCCTCTCAACGTAGTGGTGTTGTCCGAACAAATGGGATGGCAGGAGGGGCGTCGTCTAGCGCAGGAACAATCGCAGCTCCTGGCCTGGTCCGTTCCGAATGGGGATGCTGTCGGCGTCTCCATCTATCCCATCACGCGGTTGGCGCGCGATGCGGCTTGGGGCATCCTCGAGACAGCTCGCGAGGAAAAGTGTGACCTCATTATCCTGGGCTGGAAAGGGACAAAAGGAAGGGATGACGCGCGCCTGAGCCGAGTGATCGATACTGTGGTTCAGCATGCGCCCTGCGATGTGGCGGTGGTAAAAGGGGCCGAGATGAAGCGAATCGGTCATATCCTGGTTCCTACCGCCGGCGGCCCCCATGCTCCTCTGGCCGCGGCTCTGGCCCTAGAACTGGCGGAAACGCATGACGGCCGCGTCACCCTCTTGAATATCACCCCGCCCAACCCCACCGAGGAAGATTTGGCCCAGGCGCGGGAGCGTCTGGCCTCCACGATCGAGGGGCTGCCGGAAAGCGAACGTATCCAATTCAAGATAATTCCGCCGGAAGGAAATATTGCTGAGACGATTCTCGCTGAGAGCCGGCGGGGGTATGACCTCCTCCTTATCGGATCGACTGAAGTGGGCGTGCTGGACCAAATCATCTTCGGCAATGTCCCGGAGCAAGTCGCGCAGGAGGCAACCATTCCCGTCGTCCTGGTCCGGCGCTATCTTGGCGCGGCGCGCTACTGGACGTTTCAGATCTGGCATCTGCTGGATCGGATTTTCCCCGATTTGTCCATGGAGGAGCAAATTGCGCTTTATCGTCACCTTCGGGAGGACGCGCGCCCGGGCGTCAATTACTTCACCCTCATTGTGCTTTCTTCTGTCATCGCCACCCTGGGATTGTTGCAGAACAGCGCGGCGGTCATCATTGGCGCAATGCTCGTGGCACCGTTTATGACGCCGATCATGGCGATCTCCATGGCACTGGTACGGGGAGATGTACGGCTCCTGACCCTCTCCCTGGAATCGGTCTTGAAAGGGATGGTGGCATCCCTTGCCCTTGCCATTCTGTTGACGTGGATTGTGCCCCAGCCTGCGGTGGGCAGTGAAATATTGGCACGCACCCATCCCTCTCTGCTGGATCTGGTGGTGGCTCTGGCGTCCGGTGCGGCGGGCGCCTATGCGCTGGGCCGTAAGGAAGTGGCCGCGGCCCTGCCCGGCGTGGCCATCGCCGCGGCGTTGATGCCTCCACTCTGTGCTGCCGGCATTGGCTTGGCTTTGGGGAATGGCACCATCGCCGGCGGCGCTCTCCTGCTTTTCCTCGCTAACCTCATCGCCATCGCGGTCGCCGGGGCGGTCATCTTCCTTCTGCTGGGCATTCGGCCCCCGCGCGCAAGGGATACCCGCCTGCGGCGTGCATTTCTCATCTCTTTTCTCCTCCTCGTGGCGGTTTCTATCCCCTTAGTGGTGATTTTACAGAATTCGGTACGGCAAACACGTCTTGAAGGAGAGATCCGAGGTACTGTTCAGGAGCATATCGCGGGCTGGGAGGGCGAAACGAAGTTGGGGGAGATGAAATTGGATATACGCGCGCGCCAGCCGAGTGTGGAAGTATGGTTGTATGCCTCTCAAGTTCCCTCTCAAGAGGAGTTCCGGGCGCTCGCCGGCGCGGTGCGAACCCTTCTGAGCACTGAGGCGGACGTTCGCATCACAGTCATCCCCATTACCCTCTTTCACGCCGGTGCACCGGCATCGGCACGCTAG